GCTCTGCTGGAGCCGCGGTCAGGCCGTACTGTCCCTGTACAGCGGCAGCCATTGGATGCGGAGCAGAAACGCCAGGTTGCAATAGCCCTCAAGGAGAAGTACGCCATTGGGGGCGCGGATACCGCCCGCATTCTCGGAGTGTCGCGGCAAGCCATTTACGCTTACCTGAAGCAACAGGAAGGGGAGGTGTAGTATGGTGGAGCCTAGAGACCAACCTCTTCTCTATCCCGTTCTGAGCCTTCAGATGGATCCGGCGCTGCGGAGTCCGACGGGGCGTGGCAAAGGCATCGACAGCATCGTCAAGGAGCGGCTCGGCCGGCAGCAGGACGTGCTCGCGAGCGAAACACGCGACATTTATGAACACCGTACAGAGTTGCCCACATACTCGGGTTTGACGCACCTAGTCGTTCGGATGTTCAGTGAGGATTCCCTTGCTCCAACGCACACCCCCGATGACTTGTTCTCGCAGCGTCATGGATGCAGGCTAGTTGCTCCTCTTCCTGGCGGCTATTTGATCGAGGCTGAAGTCAAAGAATTGCCTCGCCTCCTTCGCGCAATCGAACATCCAATCGGCTATGCGGTGCAAGCCGACATATCCCGTGTTTCGTCTCTCGGACAATTTGATGCGAAAAGTCGTCTGCGCGGTCGATCGTTCAATGAGCTCTGGAATTCCGCACCGGAAGATGATGACGGACGCTTGTTCGTTGTTTGGCTTGCGCCGTTCCGCGATCGAGATGCCAAGGCCGAAGTCCTCGAGCGTATCCAGCGCTTTGCCAATGAGAGGCTGGTCATGCCGACATTTACCAGCGTGCGGCTCACGCTCGGAACATCTGAGGAATCGGAAGAACCGCGTTCTCTCACGACACCACGACAATCCAGCATTGCAAGGGCAATGCGAGATTATCGAAACACCGGCGTCGGACGCGCTGCAGTTCGAATTCCGAATAAAGAAGGGTTGAGACAGCTCATTGCGTCAGGCGCTTCTTATCGCATTGATCCTGTGCGGCCGATCAGAGTGGCAGCACCTGGCGAAGGAGCGGAGCCTCCTGCACCAGTAATCGATGAGAATGCTCCAATCGTTGCCGTCGTCGATGGCGGTCTGCATGCGCGAAGCTACACCGCAGCTGAAGCTTTCAGGGCGACACCTTTCGTCACGAACGCCCAAGCCGACAAGCCTCACGGAAATAGCGTTAGCTCCCTCGTTATCCATGGGCACGCCTGGAACAAAAATCGCTCGCTGCCTCAACTAAACTGCCGTATCGGAACTGTTCAGGCCGTCCCCCATCGGAACGCCAATCGGCGCTTTGATGAGCGGGAGTTGGTCGACTATCTGGCGGAGGTTGCGCGTCTTTATCCAGAAGCGCGCGTCTGGAACATCTCTGCCAATCAGGACGGCGCCGGTTTGGATCCCACCGAGGTCAGCGTTCTCGGCCATGAAATCAGCCTTCTCGCGAGATCGGCGGGCTTCCTCCCCGTCATCTCTGTCGGAAATGTCACCCCAGATAACAATTCAAGACCTAATCCCCCAGCAGATTGCGAGGCGGCGATTGTCGTGGGGGGCCGTCAGGCGCTTGCTGACGGTACGCCGGGTGACAGTTGCCCCGCATGCCTGCCAGGTCCCGGTCCTGACGGGATGATGAAACCGGACCTGTCGTGGTTTTCGAATCTCAGGATGCTGGGTGGGGTCGTGGATACGGGAAGCAGTTACGCAACGCCGTTGGTATCGTCTTTGGCAGCCCACACCTTCGATAGCTTACGGGAACCAACGCCGGATCTGGTTAAGGCTCTCCTCATCAATTCAGCCGAGCGAAGTGAGCACGATCCCAACCTCGGTTGGGGAACCCCGTATCAAGGGCACCTCCCTTGGACCTGCGCGCCCGGCAGTGTCACGCTTGCGTGGCGGGCACAACTCGAGCCAGGAACCGCATACTACTGGAACGATATTCCCATCCCTCCCGAGCTGGTGCGTGACGGAAAATTGTTCGGACGCGCCAGCTTGACCGCTGTTTTGCGGCCTCTCGTGTCGCCGTTTGGCGGCGCTAACTACTTCGCTTCCCGCTTGGAGACATCTCTGGCGTATCAGTCGGGAGCGGATAGGTGGCCGTCGCTACTTGGCTCAATGAAAGAGTCGACGCTTCCGGAAAACGACGCTCGCGATGAACTTCGCAAATGGCAGCCTATCAGACGGCACTGCAGAGACTTTTCAAAAGGGAGCGGACTTGGCTTTTCCGGACCATACCTGCGGCTTTACGCCCGCGTGTTCATGCGTGACCTCTACCAATTTGGGTGGACGCATCACAGCCAAGCGGGCGCGCAAGAAGTTGCGTTCGTGCTCACCCTTTCAAGCGCGGACGGAGAGAAGTCGATTTATGATTCAACAGCTCGTGCGCTCGGAAACTTCGTTGAAAGCGCCGTCTTGAACCAAGACATCGAGGTCTCGAATGAGATCTAGCTGGTCGGTGTCCTCCGGATTTGCGATTGGGCCCTTGCAAGCGAGGCAGATGCGTGAGGCGTAGCCGCATTTCCATCGGTTTTTCCGAGAAGGAATTTGCCGAAGCGTTGGCACCCAGGGTCGCTACCGTGGGCACGAGGCCGGTGGATGCCGTTGAACAACTGCTCACACAAATTCTCGTCGAAAATCTTCGGCAGCAAACAGCTTTGGCGCTCCGGAAGATCCCCTCGGTGAAGCTTCACTCGATGTATTTCAAGGAGCGCTGTGCATCCTTAGCGCGGCTTGCGGACATCGGGTACGACACCTGGTATGCCGAACTGGCCTTTTCCACAACCAGAGAGAACATGGTTGACGGCGTTGAGATTGACACACAGGGTTTGCACCTAAGTCCCATAAATTGTGGCCCTGCAGGGCTGATCACACACCGACTTTGGTCGAAGCAGCTAAAAACGCAAACCAATCACATCCTGCGTTTGAACCACGTGACGATTCCGCCCAGCACGTTTCTTGAAACCAAGAAAATGATGGAGGCGATTTGCCTTGAGCAGCCGCTGGTCGCGAACCCTCGACCTGGTCCGCGTACGCAAGGCTATGAGTTTGGGATCGAGGGCTTTGAGTTTGTTGCATTCGATCATTTAGTTACCGGGAAGCGTTGTTTCTGTTCATGCGCTCGCCTAGCTCATGAAAAGATGATGTCAGAGGCTATAAGGATTGCATCTCATTCAGGCGCATGGACCCATCAGGTTGTTCGATTGTTGTCGGATGCGACCTACATCGACGAAATATGCCACCTGTGTATCGCCCGTCGCTCGGGACCGGAGGCTGCTGCCAGCTTCTACGGTGATGATATTGGGGAATTTATCACGCCGTATATCGATCAGCTGATGTTGATGTCTGGAATGGACAAGTCCACTGCGCGTTCCGAAGTCCAGTACACTCTTGGTGTTCGCCGATGGATGAGGGAGGCAGAAATGTACAGTCTGGTGAAAAAGCTATTTCCCGACCAAGTTATCCTGAGGGAGGCGTCGCCCCCATGGCTGGGGCGCCAACGATTTGACGTGTATCTGCCCGCCATCGGCCTTGCTCTGGAACACCATGGTGAGCAGCACTACAGAGCCATTACTGCATTTGGAGGAGAAGTGGCGCTAAAACGTAACATGGAACGCGACGCCTTAAAGAGAAGTCTCTGTGAACAAAATGCCGTCCAACTTGTCGAGATTCGATTTGATGAGCAAATGACACTACCGCTTCTTCGCCGAAAGCTGCGGCGTTTCATTATGGCCTAAATGTATCAATGACGGCCGCCTTCACGGCGATAATGTGAGATATTGATTTCAGTCGCAGCCTGGGGTGTAAAATGTTCTACGAACGCGGATGTAACAGAATATCTCGATTATCATCTTGCTTCGGAACTGGAGACCGATTTCGCGATTATGTTGATCGGCCCTTGGGGAGCTGTAACGATGCCAGTCACGAGAGTTGAGCGAATTGTCGGCGGCCTGGTCATCGGACGTGTCGAACGCGGCTCCGACGGCTACTACGCCTGTCATCATTTCGGATCAAACGTGGATCCCTTACCCCTTAATACCTTGGACGATGTTGCGGACTTCCTTCGAGCTCATCCTCGCGGCGGCGTGCGAATGTATCCAGGTCGGAAGAAGATTTCTCGCAACATCTATATCGATGGAATTTTCCTTCGGTGACAGGTGCGCGACCGCCGTTGTCCTGATAGTTTTGGAGGTCGCTACTCCCGATGCTGACGCATTGAATGTATCAGGCTTTCATGCATTACGGATCTCCTAGGAACGGTGGGCATTATGCGAAGAGACGAGGTTGGGGAGGACCTAGTGTCTCTCGCCTTTGACTTTCTCTATTTTTTTGCGCGTTTCGAATATGCGCTCAAGGCCAACGGTTACCTAAAGAAAACAGAGCCAGGTCAGCCCGCGGAGGCTGGGTGGAGACAATTTCGAGAGCGCTGGGAAGGAGATTATAAAAGCAGCGAAGCCGCTGTGGCGTTGATCGCGGCTAACCCGAAAAAGCAGATCATTGGCGACGATGGAATGCTGGCGTTTAGAGCTGTGGGTTTTCCCGCCAGTACTTGTGAGCTTGGGCAGGTTATCGGCTATTGCCAGACCGTCCGTAACAACCTCTTTCATGGTGGGAAGAGCAGTACCGACGGCTTCGATAGCCCGGAGCGTACGAAATGCTGCTTTCCATCGTTCTCGTCGTGCTCGAGGAACTGGCCAGCGCTTTCGATCTTGGTGCTGACTATACCGGCTACTACTAAAACGCTCATCGATGAAGAGTAGACGCAGGCGCTTGATAGGCAGAGGCGTGAACGTGGAATGTCGTTCAAGAACGCAGCAGGCGTGATTTTTTACTAGCCAACCTTGATGTGCATCAAAATGTGCATATATTGTGCATAAGATTGAGCGGAGATTAGGCATGGCGCAGGCTCAGACAGTACATTCATACACAGTTGTTTCCGGCTTTGTTGATAGCCTTCAGGAACCGCGGACGCCCTATATTTCGCCGTCTCGCTTGTCAAAGGCGCTCGGCGTCAAAGTCGCAAACCTTGCAGAATTGACCGGTGTCCATCGCAATACCCTGCGCAATCCCTCCTCCGAACGCTTGCAGGGCAGGATGCGGGAAATGATCAAGGCGATCTCTGCGGCCGCCGAGCTGACTGGTGATCTTGCGAAGGCAATCTACTGGTATCGAAATGAACCGATTGCCGATTATGGCCATCGCACGGCCGCGGAGCTTGTTGCCGATGGTGAGATAGAGGCTGTTCTTGCCTATATTCGGGACCTGGAGAATGGAGCGCGCGGGTGAAGATTACCCGCATCGGCCCGAACGCAGTCTTTCATCGGTATCTAACACCTAAATGGGCGTTTCTTCCAACCAGCGGCGCCGGGGCCGCTATTGACGGCGGTCGCTTCAATCGACCCGGCGTCGAGGCTCTCTATCTTTCCGAGGCCCCCCAAACCGCGCTCGAAGAATATCGACAGGGCGCGAGCATCACACCGCCGGCGACGCTTGCAGCGTACAAGATCACGCTCAGCGAAGTAGCCGATCTGTCGCAAGGTTTCGATCCGCTTCTTTGGGATGCAGCTTGGTCTCAATGGGATTGTGCATGGCGAAAAATCGCTCGCATCGACAAAAAGGTCCCTCCCTCCTGGAAGTTGGCAGACAAAGTCATTTCATCCGGCCTTCGGGGGCTGCTCTTTCCGTCACTAAGGCACGCTGGCGGAACTAATCTTGTAATTTTTTCTGCCAATCTCATCCCAGATGATGACGTGCATGTTCACGATCCAGACAATCGTTTGCCGCGCGATCAATTGTCCTGGCCGCACTAGCAGCAATAGATGCCGGCCGGCTTCGGGGGAGGGGAATGAAGCGCATTAGTATCAAAAGTGTTCAGCCTGGAGATATTCTCCTCACAGCTCGACCGGGAAAGATAAGCAAATCGATCCGCTTCAGCACGGGGGGCATCGTTTCACACGCGATGATCTGCGTGCAGCATGGTTCGTTTATCGATTCCACCGCGGACGGGGTACAGGCGCGCAACCTGCAGCGGGAGTTGTTCGAGGATGACGAGCAGGTTTTCCATTTCCGCCTGAAGGAAGCTCTCCCCCGCGAGGTACTTTCAAATGTAATCGATTTCGCGCGGGCCGAGATCGGTGCGCGTTATTCTGTGCCGGAGGCCATGCGGTCGGTCGCTGCTGTCCGAAAGCCGAGATCGAAGCGGCAATATTGCTCTCGTTTAGTGGCCCGCGTCTACAGAAACGCGGGCATCAATCTTGTGCCGGACGCAGACTATTGCTCGCCGGAGGATTTACGACGTAGTCGCTTGCTGGTGGAAATCCCGATAGAGACCGAAGCCGTGTCCGAGGAAGAATGGCGTTGGCTCGAAACCAATCGTAACCCGATCCGAGATACACATCAGGCCCACAAAGCCATTCTTGACGTCGCTCGTACGTTCGTTCCGGACTTGGAGAGCCTAAACGAACTCCATGCTTTACTCGTGGTTCGCCCTGAGGCTGATCCGGAGATTGCAGAGGTTCTGCGCGAGAGCGGCTACCTTGATCTGTGGCGCGGTGAAATAGCGGCTCACCCTTGGCGCTACGACCAGAGCCTAATCGCAACGATGTCCGCGCCCGAGCAGATGGCCGACATACGTGAATACTGCATAGGTACAGTGAGCGAGGCTTACAGCGGAGGCGTGCGGTTTTCCATTAACCTCATACAGTTGCAGATGCTAGAGACCCAGCACGGCGGTCAATCCCTCCGGCTGTTGGTGGACCTGTACGAAACTCTTGTGCTTAACGATCAGATCCGCAGGGAGGTCGCGTGTGCGTGGCTGTTGAAGCACTATCCTGACGACCTGAAGAAACAGTTGGAGCAGATCGAGCCGCACAGCGCCTATTGGTATTCGGTCGTTGATCGCGTCGAACCGAAGCTGGCCGCGTTGTCGCGCATGGTCGTCACGGCGGAAGGAAGTTCGGAAGTCTGCTCGTCATGCGGCGACCGGCCAGCCATGTCCTACCGTCTTGCGAATGGCGCTCAGACGATGCCGGGCGTACCCTCCCTGCGCCTGTGCAGCGACTGCATCGAGATACGGCGCGGTATGGGCAACATCCTGATGCCGTTCCTGCATTGACTTGGAAAGAGAATGGGACCGCAAACGAAGGCTGTGATAAAAGAGGATGCGCTGCTTTGGGTGAGTTAGGCCGTTCAGGAAACAGTGTTCTGGACCCAGCGCAACTGCGTCGGATCGAAGCCGTGCATCGCGGCTACTTATTCCAGCACCTCTATGCAGTTCAATGTTTGTTGTCAGCCGCAACCATCGCTGCGCGGGAGATCGCTGTCGAAAGCGACGAAGATGTAGAAATCCAACTCGATGGCATCCGTATCTATGTGCAGGTGAAACATCGGAAAGATGCCCTTGCGTGGGATGATATCGAGGGCGCGATGTCACGTTTTGCGGACCTTGCCGCTGATTCGACGTTAGCCTAAGACCTATCGACCGGCTATAGCCGAAGAAAAATAGCGGGATATATGCGCCGACTCGCCGGCTGTGTTGATGAAGGCTAGCTCGCGCGATCGTGGCCGTACATGCGGAGCCTTTTAACTAGCATCGTTGAGAAGGTGGCGCGTTTGTGATCCTTAATCCCGCCTGCCGTGTTCATGAGCAGATCCGTCAACAGCGCATTCGTTTTTCTGCAATGCACTTGAAGAAGCCGATTGCCGTGATATGGCGCCGTGTCCAGTAAGATTGCCAATCTCTGCGCCGGCGGGAGGGGCCTATTCCCTCGACCATCAGCGACATTTAGATCGCGACAAGTAGCGTCACCTCGCAAAGTTGGAGAAAAAGAGGGTGGCTGTATTTGATCCGCTGGGCTGGCAGGGGCGCTAGCGTTGGCGCTCGTTCATGCAGCCAACCTGCATTTCAAGTGTTGCAAAAGTAATAGATTAGCAGTGGAGACGCCCTTTTCATCTGAGTAAGGTTAGCGTGATTGAAGAAAAATGGAGCTTCTCATGCCGTCCAGCAGCCAACGAACACCTCCCCGAGAATCTGAGTCTGCTCGGGTGAAGAGTGATCCTGCGTCACCAAACCGAAACCTACCTTCCGATGTACTTGCAAAAGTTGCTACCTACGTTCCAACCCAGGATGTGGTCGAAACCGCACGAGATCTCGGAAATCTAGAGCGAACTGGCTCCGCAGGTCGCGAAGCTTTACGTCGAGGCCCTATCGGAATTTATCACGCTCGCGTGAAAAGGATTGGTACATCGGCAAAAGCAGTCTTCGATACAATCATCCCTGGGGAGCAATTGCCTGATTGGCAGGTGAACCGGCCATCTGAAACGGCAAGAACGCGGGCGGTAGGACCACTTCTGAAGTTTCAATCTGAGGCTGGAAAAGCACGATTCACAACCAACATCCTGAACCTCCCTCAGCCTGATCAGTGCGACGCAATTCTGAGCGTGATAAAGCATCTGGACGATCTTGGGGAAGTCAATAAGACGCGCTTAATCGAACGTTCGATCGAAATCTTGCAGCTTGATCCCCCTCTTACTTGGAACCAGGGTCAGAAATGCCCCGCCGCAGACGTATTGGTCCAGGGCGAGAAGCACTTAAACGACGACCAAAAAACTCGGGTACAACACGAGAGGAACAATCGCCCGGAGCTGCTGCGCCTGTTCCGCCGGGCTGTCGCAGACTTTGAGATTGAAAAAAACATGGCGGCGCATCCCCGCAGGTATCAAGACGCGAAAGAACCGGAGGTGAAACCTATCGACGAGGTGATTGACATAATCGAAAGATATAGTCGATCGGTCGTGACGAGAGGGCCAAATGCTATCGGCCTTCTGACGGCACACGAGAGTTTCGTCAAGAACGTCGGTGATGCCTACACCCGTACGCGCGCCGAATTCGATTCATCCTCCCGCGATCGGGACAGATCGGCATTGTCACGGTAACTCTCGGCAGCCGTTCCGTGTTGGCGTGAGTGGAGGGATTACAAGGTGACTTGTCCCCGCTGTGCTCCAGGTTTCATTCGTGTTTGGTGCAGTCAATCGGCATCGGCCTCGTTGCAAGCTGTGCTGGTCCGAGGAATGAGGATTGATTGGCACCCGGAACGGCTTTTCCAAGGGGAAAACGCCAGCCGCAATCCGCAGTAGGGGCTTTCATCGTGAGATTGACATAGGACAAGGCTCGACCGGAGATGTAGAACAGGAGCGCGTGGGCGTGCTGCCCGACGCTCGGGTCGTGCGTCCCAATAGCCAGCCTTGGATTGCTATCGGAGCCGGAAAATCCAACACTTTGTTTGTGTACTTTTCTACCACAGCACTGAATGGTGTGCCGTCCTGCAGCTTCAACACGGCACGATGTTCGAGAAGAAACGGTGGCAGGACCAGTGGTCCTCTCCGGTTCGCAGTTAATTCATTTCCCATGTCCCAGCCTTCTGGTAGAGGAGACCAAAGCAGATTGGAAGATAGGTTGGTGCGGGTGAAGTTAAGAGACTGAACGGCCCTGCCGAACGCTATATCACTGGTGCTCAACGCGTTATTCATTTCCATTGTCAGTCTCGCCGGAACATACCAGTTGTCGGCTTCTGATAGTACGCGATTTCCGCAAACCAGGCGAACGCGGCGATAAGCGATAGGCTCCTCTGATCCCACGGCAAGAAGTTCTCGGATACTGCTATCGGCGGGCGTGTCTTGTACGCGCACGCGCTGGGCAACGATCTTGGAGTCTTCCGGGGCGAGTTTGTGCGCGGCACACCAGCGATCGAGCGTCAAGGTGGCGCTAGGATTTCCCAGGAGATTTGCATTCAAGGTCTGGAGAACTGCGAGCGCCTCGATCCGAGCGGTTGGTGTGTCCGGCCATGGAGAGGCGGTGGAAGATTCTTGTGCCAAGGTATTCGCGGCCAGCACGAGCGCTATAGTCGATGCGATTGCTGTTACCTGCACAGACTTTAAGCAAAAATTCGACATACTGAATTACTCCCTGGATGTGCGTGGGCGAGTTGAATGTTGATCTTGGGGAGGACTGGAAGCATCGCTGTTCGCGGAGTGGCCAGCGGGGCAGTTTGTTCCGGCTTTCGTGTCTGCTCATGCATCTTCCGCCGGCCGCCCAATCGTTCTGATTGTCCACCGTTGAGTTCAGCTCGTTTGGTGTACTGGAACTTCTAGCGTTCCTTCGAGGTTGGTTAAATGTCAATCGTGTTACAAATGTAAAGCATTGCCTTCGGACGCGTTGCCGTTGGATGTCATACCGAAAAAACTACGTTGGCTTCTCATTACTTCAGGAAATTCGAGTGCACTTTGTTTCGGATTAAGACGTAGATGTATGTACCAAACGGCTTTCCCCCGGTCAGTCGCCCACTCCCACCGCATTGACATGGCAATTTCTGCAGTCGGTTATTGTATCACGACAAGCCATACCGCTTTGAGGCGCCAAGGCGTCGTTGGAAGTCGTCATCTCTCGACATTGGCAATGGGGTGC
This sequence is a window from Rhizobium rhizogenes. Protein-coding genes within it:
- a CDS encoding RES family NAD+ phosphorylase; the encoded protein is MKITRIGPNAVFHRYLTPKWAFLPTSGAGAAIDGGRFNRPGVEALYLSEAPQTALEEYRQGASITPPATLAAYKITLSEVADLSQGFDPLLWDAAWSQWDCAWRKIARIDKKVPPSWKLADKVISSGLRGLLFPSLRHAGGTNLVIFSANLIPDDDVHVHDPDNRLPRDQLSWPH
- a CDS encoding S8 family peptidase, which produces MVEPRDQPLLYPVLSLQMDPALRSPTGRGKGIDSIVKERLGRQQDVLASETRDIYEHRTELPTYSGLTHLVVRMFSEDSLAPTHTPDDLFSQRHGCRLVAPLPGGYLIEAEVKELPRLLRAIEHPIGYAVQADISRVSSLGQFDAKSRLRGRSFNELWNSAPEDDDGRLFVVWLAPFRDRDAKAEVLERIQRFANERLVMPTFTSVRLTLGTSEESEEPRSLTTPRQSSIARAMRDYRNTGVGRAAVRIPNKEGLRQLIASGASYRIDPVRPIRVAAPGEGAEPPAPVIDENAPIVAVVDGGLHARSYTAAEAFRATPFVTNAQADKPHGNSVSSLVIHGHAWNKNRSLPQLNCRIGTVQAVPHRNANRRFDERELVDYLAEVARLYPEARVWNISANQDGAGLDPTEVSVLGHEISLLARSAGFLPVISVGNVTPDNNSRPNPPADCEAAIVVGGRQALADGTPGDSCPACLPGPGPDGMMKPDLSWFSNLRMLGGVVDTGSSYATPLVSSLAAHTFDSLREPTPDLVKALLINSAERSEHDPNLGWGTPYQGHLPWTCAPGSVTLAWRAQLEPGTAYYWNDIPIPPELVRDGKLFGRASLTAVLRPLVSPFGGANYFASRLETSLAYQSGADRWPSLLGSMKESTLPENDARDELRKWQPIRRHCRDFSKGSGLGFSGPYLRLYARVFMRDLYQFGWTHHSQAGAQEVAFVLTLSSADGEKSIYDSTARALGNFVESAVLNQDIEVSNEI
- a CDS encoding YiiX/YebB-like N1pC/P60 family cysteine hydrolase, with the protein product MKRISIKSVQPGDILLTARPGKISKSIRFSTGGIVSHAMICVQHGSFIDSTADGVQARNLQRELFEDDEQVFHFRLKEALPREVLSNVIDFARAEIGARYSVPEAMRSVAAVRKPRSKRQYCSRLVARVYRNAGINLVPDADYCSPEDLRRSRLLVEIPIETEAVSEEEWRWLETNRNPIRDTHQAHKAILDVARTFVPDLESLNELHALLVVRPEADPEIAEVLRESGYLDLWRGEIAAHPWRYDQSLIATMSAPEQMADIREYCIGTVSEAYSGGVRFSINLIQLQMLETQHGGQSLRLLVDLYETLVLNDQIRREVACAWLLKHYPDDLKKQLEQIEPHSAYWYSVVDRVEPKLAALSRMVVTAEGSSEVCSSCGDRPAMSYRLANGAQTMPGVPSLRLCSDCIEIRRGMGNILMPFLH